The DNA segment CGCGGCCGCTGCAATGAAGTCACGGGGGAGTTGTGCAGCGAGCGCCGCCTGGCCGTGCGCGCAATAAGATCAGCAGCGATGCGCGCACGGCGCTCGTGATGCGGCACCGCGAAAAAAGCGCGAACCTGAATGAACGATCGGCGTTACTTCACGTAGATCGTGATCTTCTTGGAGTAGATCGGCGGGTTGTGCGGAATGTGCTTGTCGTCGGCCATCAGCAGTTGCAAGGTATGTTTGCCCGGCGGCAGCTCGATCGTGGTCTCCGTCTCGCCGGCGCCGAAATGCAGATGGTTGCGGTCGTTTGGGATTTCCTTGTCCATGGGCGGCAGATCGGTATCGATCAGCAGATGATGATGGCCGCTGTTTGGAAATTTCACGCCGCGCGGCGCGACACCCATGCCGCGCAGCCCGAACCACACCTTGATCGGCTTGCCCGCCGGCAGGACCTGGTTGTTGTTGGGAAAGCCGATGTACAGGTAGGCATGGGCGGGCGCGGGCGTGGCGTCCGCGATTGCGCTGCTCGGCATGCCACCGATCAGAAGCAGGCTGGCGGCGAGCGCAGCAGCCGGAATGAGCTTACGCATGGACTGTCTCCCGTATCGTGCCGCCGGCAAGGCGGCCCGGGGCCTTATCGAACGGTGATGGTGATCTTCCTGGAGTAGATCGGCGGATCGTGGGGCTTGTGATCCTTGTCGCCGAGCAGCAACTGCAAGGTGTGCTTGCCCGGCGGCAACTCGATCCGCGCCTCGGTCTCGCCAGCGCCGAAGTGCAGGTGGTTCCGGTCATTCGGAATCTCCTTGTCCATGGGCGGCAGGTCCGTGTCGATCAACAGGTGGTGGTGGCCGACGTTGGCCATGTCGACGCCCTTGGGGGCGATCCCCATATTGCGCAGGCCCATGCGCACCCAGAATTTGCCGCCATCGATCACGGCGCCGTCGGGCGGCCAGATGATGTAGACCTCGGCATTGGGTGGGGATGTCGTGGACAACGAGATCGAAGGCAACGGAGCCAGCAGCGACGCTGCCAATGTGCCTAGCACGGTTCGTCTGTGCATACGTTAGCCCTCCCGAACAGCTTGTCTCGAAACGCGGTGAATTCTTGCTATTGGTACTCGGCTTTTGGCCGATTCGTTGATTGGCTTCAGGCCGGCGCGCTGCATTTCGTCATCCAATTTCGTCATTCAGCTTAGAACGGAAAACGGCAAAAAGATACTTGGCGAGACCCTGCGCCGCGTAGGCGCCGCGCGGCTGTGAGCTTGCTACGCCACCCGGTGTTGCGAAGCACCTCCGGATTCACAATCGCTGTGCTATGGTTGATTGAGCCAGCCCAGTGCCGCTAGCGCTGCATCCTGTGAGCGCAAAGGACAAGGCGGGCCGGCCAGGTGATGGCCGGGCATCATCGCTCTCGCGTGCCGCGTCACGCCGTTGGCACGTGGACCGCCGATGCACTTCGGCGCCGTACGAACAAGGCCTGCATATGTGGCGAAAATTCCTTGTCGTGTGCCTGCTCGGGTTGGCTGC comes from the Cupriavidus basilensis genome and includes:
- a CDS encoding DUF4399 domain-containing protein yields the protein MRKLIPAAALAASLLLIGGMPSSAIADATPAPAHAYLYIGFPNNNQVLPAGKPIKVWFGLRGMGVAPRGVKFPNSGHHHLLIDTDLPPMDKEIPNDRNHLHFGAGETETTIELPPGKHTLQLLMADDKHIPHNPPIYSKKITIYVK
- a CDS encoding DUF4399 domain-containing protein — encoded protein: MHRRTVLGTLAASLLAPLPSISLSTTSPPNAEVYIIWPPDGAVIDGGKFWVRMGLRNMGIAPKGVDMANVGHHHLLIDTDLPPMDKEIPNDRNHLHFGAGETEARIELPPGKHTLQLLLGDKDHKPHDPPIYSRKITITVR